From one Catellatospora sp. IY07-71 genomic stretch:
- a CDS encoding DUF3263 domain-containing protein translates to MRRRTRADEADPAELPLIPTPRREPSQLDPASAGLLPAESDDEVDSDLPAPVGVVEDGLDERERHILAFEKQWWRHAGAKEQAIRDSFGLSATRYYQLLNALLDNPAALELEPVLVGRLRRLRGSRARTRSTR, encoded by the coding sequence ATGAGGCGGCGTACGCGTGCCGACGAAGCCGACCCGGCCGAGCTGCCCCTGATCCCCACCCCCCGCCGCGAGCCGTCCCAGCTCGACCCCGCCTCCGCGGGCCTGCTGCCCGCCGAGAGCGACGACGAGGTCGACTCGGACCTGCCCGCGCCGGTCGGCGTGGTGGAGGACGGGCTCGACGAGCGCGAGCGGCACATCCTCGCCTTCGAGAAGCAGTGGTGGCGCCACGCCGGGGCCAAGGAGCAGGCGATCCGGGACAGCTTCGGGCTCTCCGCGACGCGTTACTACCAGCTGCTGAACGCGCTGCTGGACAACCCGGCCGCACTGGAGCTGGAGCCGGTGCTGGTGGGCCGGCTGCGCCGGTTGCGCGGCAGCCGCGCGCGGACCCGCAGCACCCGCTGA
- a CDS encoding ABC transporter permease subunit gives MSLVRAERRRFVKRRLIKWLIVVAVAILAVIGAAMFFDNQKVSPETLASAQAKAEAEYNFAMEDFQRQLKACQETPSGSVKPDYCQWVESGEQPQRDWYRAEYYMPSTFVFKGAFEEMIIVWAAIMAVIAFVIGASFVGAEWSTGSMSSLLTWRPKRLSVLGTKLGVLIGWLVTIAVVTGALWTAAMWATAVYRGSTAGMTPGTWQSLGLTGLRGTGLIVAAGVLGFALATLGRHTGVALGVALAVVIVGQVGLTILLLALRVPFFEMYLIPTHLQAWMGKAQEVGNPFANPADCMGGQCVEQVKTITWQDTGSITLGAIAVLLVLAFWQMRRRDVS, from the coding sequence ATGAGTCTCGTCAGGGCGGAGCGGCGCAGGTTCGTCAAGCGCCGGCTGATCAAGTGGCTGATCGTCGTCGCGGTGGCGATCCTGGCGGTGATCGGGGCCGCCATGTTCTTCGACAACCAGAAGGTGTCCCCGGAGACGCTGGCGTCGGCGCAGGCCAAGGCCGAGGCGGAGTACAACTTTGCGATGGAGGACTTCCAGCGGCAGCTGAAGGCCTGCCAGGAGACGCCGTCGGGCAGCGTCAAGCCGGACTACTGCCAGTGGGTGGAGAGCGGCGAGCAGCCGCAGCGCGACTGGTACCGCGCCGAGTACTACATGCCCTCCACGTTCGTGTTCAAGGGCGCGTTCGAAGAGATGATCATCGTCTGGGCGGCGATCATGGCGGTGATCGCGTTCGTGATCGGAGCGTCGTTCGTCGGCGCCGAGTGGAGCACCGGCTCCATGTCCAGCCTGCTCACCTGGCGGCCGAAGCGGCTGTCGGTGCTGGGCACCAAGCTCGGCGTGCTGATCGGCTGGCTGGTCACGATCGCGGTGGTCACCGGGGCGCTGTGGACCGCGGCGATGTGGGCGACGGCGGTGTACCGCGGCAGCACCGCGGGCATGACCCCCGGCACCTGGCAGTCGCTGGGCCTGACCGGGCTGCGCGGCACGGGCCTGATCGTCGCGGCCGGCGTGCTCGGCTTCGCGCTGGCCACGCTGGGCAGGCACACCGGTGTGGCGCTGGGCGTCGCGCTGGCGGTGGTGATCGTCGGCCAGGTCGGCCTGACCATCCTGCTGCTGGCGCTGCGGGTGCCGTTCTTCGAGATGTACCTGATCCCGACGCACCTGCAGGCGTGGATGGGCAAGGCGCAGGAGGTCGGCAACCCGTTCGCGAACCCGGCCGACTGCATGGGCGGCCAGTGCGTCGAGCAGGTGAAGACCATCACCTGGCAGGACACCGGCTCGATCACCCTGGGCGCCATCGCGGTGCTGCTGGTGCTGGCCTTCTGGCAGATGCGCCGGCGTGACGTGAGCTGA
- a CDS encoding ABC transporter ATP-binding protein, with amino-acid sequence MTAVLEIQGLTKTYRARGGPRRALDGFEMYVEAGQVHGFLGPNGSGKTTTLRTLLGLIKPDSGDLRILGRPVPAELPQVIAHVGAIVESPQFFPHFSARDTLSLLADAGNLPQSRVDWALELVGLRDRAKERVKTYSLGMKQRLAVASALLKQPKLLILDEPANGLDPGGIREMRDMMATLSAGGMTVVLSSHILGEVQLICDSVTIISLGRRVAAGPVAEVLQAHSSGQVRVALETPADLSAAAQVLVAAGMQLQAHADHLMLTGVDKPALIARLLAERQLYVSELAPVHADLESVFLELTGTAPVPGQNRQVDQSVKPDTAQDGVSAA; translated from the coding sequence GTGACCGCTGTCTTGGAGATCCAAGGCCTGACAAAGACGTACCGTGCCCGGGGCGGACCCCGCCGCGCGCTGGACGGCTTCGAGATGTACGTGGAAGCGGGCCAGGTGCACGGCTTCCTCGGGCCGAACGGCTCCGGCAAGACCACCACCCTGCGTACGCTGCTCGGCCTGATCAAGCCGGACAGCGGTGACCTGCGGATCCTGGGCCGACCGGTGCCGGCCGAGCTGCCGCAGGTCATCGCGCACGTCGGGGCGATCGTGGAGAGCCCGCAGTTCTTCCCCCACTTCTCCGCCCGGGACACCCTGTCGCTGCTGGCCGACGCGGGCAACCTGCCGCAGTCGCGCGTCGACTGGGCGCTGGAGCTGGTCGGTCTGCGCGACCGCGCCAAGGAGCGGGTCAAGACGTACTCCCTCGGCATGAAGCAGCGGCTGGCGGTCGCGTCGGCGCTGCTCAAGCAGCCGAAGCTGCTGATCCTGGACGAGCCCGCCAACGGCCTGGACCCGGGCGGCATCCGCGAGATGCGCGACATGATGGCGACGCTGTCGGCGGGCGGCATGACCGTCGTGCTGTCCAGCCACATCCTCGGCGAGGTGCAGTTGATCTGTGACAGCGTCACGATCATCTCGCTGGGCCGGCGGGTGGCCGCGGGCCCGGTGGCCGAGGTGCTGCAGGCGCACTCGTCGGGCCAGGTGCGGGTCGCCCTGGAGACCCCGGCGGACCTGAGCGCCGCGGCGCAGGTGCTGGTGGCGGCCGGTATGCAGCTGCAGGCGCACGCCGACCACCTGATGCTGACCGGGGTCGACAAGCCCGCGCTGATCGCCCGGCTGCTCGCCGAACGCCAGCTCTACGTCTCGGAGCTGGCTCCGGTCCACGCCGACCTGGAGAGCGTGTTCCTTGAGCTGACCGGCACCGCTCCGGTGCCCGGCCAGAACCGTCAGGTTGATCAGAGCGTGAAGCCGGACACGGCTCAGGACGGAGTGTCGGCAGCATGA
- a CDS encoding DeoR/GlpR family DNA-binding transcription regulator, with product MDRYARWNALLELLTDSGRVTVEEAAERLDVSQATIRRDFDQLAQQQMITRTRGGAVASGVSYDLPLRYKTAKHSAEKQRIGAAAAALVQPGMVVGLNGGTTTTEVARALAVRPELNSTSEGAQLTVVTNALNIANELLVRSRMKIVVTGGVVRPQSFELVGPLGGGILREVTLDLVLLGVDAIDVTLGAAAHHEGEAAMNSLMVARAKRVAIIADSSKLGSHAFARICAVERIETLITDSNADPAAVAAFRAADLNVIVA from the coding sequence GTGGACCGGTACGCCCGCTGGAACGCGCTGCTGGAACTGCTCACCGACTCCGGCCGGGTCACCGTCGAGGAGGCCGCCGAGCGGCTCGACGTCTCCCAGGCCACCATCCGCCGCGACTTCGACCAGCTCGCCCAGCAGCAGATGATCACCCGTACCCGGGGCGGGGCGGTGGCCAGCGGCGTCTCGTACGACCTGCCGCTGCGCTACAAGACCGCCAAGCACTCGGCCGAGAAGCAGCGCATCGGCGCCGCCGCGGCCGCGCTCGTGCAGCCCGGCATGGTGGTCGGCCTCAACGGCGGCACCACCACCACCGAGGTGGCGCGGGCGCTGGCCGTGCGCCCCGAGCTGAACTCGACCTCCGAGGGCGCGCAGCTCACCGTCGTCACCAACGCGCTGAACATCGCCAACGAGCTGCTGGTCCGCTCCCGGATGAAGATCGTGGTCACCGGCGGCGTGGTGCGCCCGCAGTCGTTCGAGCTGGTCGGCCCGCTCGGCGGCGGCATCCTGCGCGAGGTCACCCTCGACCTGGTGCTGCTCGGCGTGGACGCGATCGACGTGACGCTCGGCGCGGCCGCCCACCACGAGGGCGAGGCGGCGATGAACTCGCTGATGGTGGCGCGGGCCAAGCGCGTCGCCATCATCGCGGACTCGTCCAAGCTGGGCAGCCACGCGTTCGCCCGCATCTGCGCCGTCGAGCGCATCGAAACCCTGATCACGGACTCCAACGCGGACCCCGCCGCCGTCGCCGCCTTCCGCGCCGCCGACCTCAACGTCATCGTCGCCTGA
- a CDS encoding SIS domain-containing protein: MTYVAEEINSQPDLWRRAAAEAAGAAGALPAPGERVAVVGCGTSWFMAMAYASLREAAGQGETDAFAGSEFPIDRPYDRIIAITRSGTTTEVLDILRKAGDRSTVLVGDMDTPAVTLARDVIALPWADERSVVQTRFATSALTLLRASLGADLAKAADDAQRALALPLPLDPATIEQVTFVGRGWTNGLAQEAALKCREAATFWTEAYPAMDFRHGPISISAPGRAVWAFGEVPAGLRADVEATGAAFVHDADIDPVAHLIVAQRFAVALAEHRGLNPDEPRHLTRSVVLS; the protein is encoded by the coding sequence ATGACGTACGTCGCCGAAGAGATCAACAGCCAGCCTGACCTCTGGCGACGCGCCGCGGCCGAGGCCGCCGGAGCGGCCGGGGCGCTGCCCGCACCCGGCGAGCGCGTCGCCGTCGTGGGCTGCGGCACCTCCTGGTTCATGGCGATGGCGTACGCGAGCCTGCGCGAGGCGGCCGGCCAGGGCGAGACCGACGCCTTCGCGGGCTCGGAGTTCCCGATCGACCGGCCCTACGACCGGATCATCGCGATCACCCGGTCCGGCACCACCACCGAGGTGCTCGACATCCTGCGCAAGGCCGGCGACCGCAGCACGGTCCTGGTCGGCGACATGGACACCCCGGCCGTGACGCTGGCCCGCGACGTGATCGCGCTGCCCTGGGCCGACGAGCGCTCGGTCGTGCAGACCCGCTTCGCCACCAGCGCGCTCACCCTGCTGCGCGCCTCGCTGGGCGCGGACCTGGCCAAGGCCGCCGACGACGCGCAGCGCGCGCTCGCCCTGCCGCTCCCGCTGGACCCGGCCACCATCGAGCAGGTCACCTTCGTGGGCCGCGGCTGGACCAACGGCCTGGCCCAGGAGGCGGCGCTGAAGTGCCGCGAGGCGGCCACCTTCTGGACCGAGGCGTACCCGGCGATGGACTTCCGGCACGGCCCGATCTCGATCAGCGCCCCCGGCCGCGCGGTGTGGGCCTTCGGCGAGGTCCCGGCGGGCCTGCGGGCCGACGTCGAGGCGACCGGCGCGGCCTTCGTGCACGACGCGGACATCGACCCGGTCGCGCACCTGATCGTCGCGCAGCGTTTCGCCGTCGCGCTCGCCGAGCACCGGGGCCTCAACCCGGACGAGCCGCGGCACCTGACCCGCTCGGTCGTCCTGTCATGA
- a CDS encoding ROK family protein, producing MTTAHEPADVVVSIDVGGTGMKCALVGTDHRVRHTERHATGRERGPQAVLGTILDVAAGLAATAAERGWRPVGAGVVVPGIVNEADGIATYSSNIGFRDVPLRQEVHARTGLPTAVGHDVRASGLAEARLGAGRGRRHVLVVPIGTGIAAAHVVDGAVMAGAHGAAGEIGHIVVRPAGPLCGCGLRGCLEAVASASAVERRYAELVGTPATAAQVAGRLGTDKHADRVWAETVDALADGLLTGQALYDPELVVIGGGLAESGETLLAPLRDALGKKVTFHRVPEIVRAELGDESGSLGAALIALDLVGERA from the coding sequence ATGACCACCGCTCACGAGCCCGCCGACGTCGTCGTCTCGATCGACGTCGGCGGCACCGGCATGAAGTGCGCCCTGGTCGGCACGGACCACCGGGTACGCCACACCGAGCGCCACGCCACCGGCCGCGAGCGCGGTCCGCAGGCGGTGCTCGGCACCATCCTCGACGTGGCCGCCGGACTGGCCGCGACCGCCGCCGAGCGCGGCTGGCGTCCGGTCGGCGCGGGCGTGGTCGTGCCCGGCATCGTGAACGAGGCCGACGGCATCGCCACGTACTCCTCGAACATCGGCTTCCGCGACGTGCCGCTGCGCCAGGAGGTGCACGCGCGCACCGGCCTGCCCACCGCGGTCGGCCACGACGTGCGCGCCAGCGGCCTGGCCGAGGCCCGCCTGGGCGCCGGGCGGGGCCGCAGGCACGTGCTGGTCGTGCCGATCGGCACCGGCATCGCCGCCGCGCACGTCGTCGACGGCGCCGTGATGGCGGGCGCGCACGGCGCGGCCGGGGAGATCGGCCACATCGTGGTCCGCCCCGCCGGCCCGCTCTGCGGCTGCGGCCTGCGGGGCTGCCTCGAAGCGGTCGCCTCCGCCAGCGCGGTGGAGCGGCGCTACGCCGAGCTGGTCGGCACACCGGCCACCGCGGCGCAGGTCGCCGGGCGGCTGGGCACGGACAAGCACGCCGACCGGGTATGGGCCGAAACCGTGGACGCGCTGGCCGACGGCCTGCTCACCGGCCAGGCCCTCTACGACCCCGAGCTGGTCGTCATCGGCGGCGGCCTGGCCGAGTCCGGCGAGACGCTGCTCGCGCCCCTGCGCGACGCGCTGGGTAAGAAGGTCACCTTCCACCGCGTGCCCGAGATCGTGCGCGCCGAGCTGGGCGACGAGTCCGGCAGCCTCGGCGCGGCCCTGATCGCCCTGGACCTGGTCGGGGAGCGGGCATGA
- the nagA gene encoding N-acetylglucosamine-6-phosphate deacetylase, whose translation MTVSGRIVTPGGVVEGTLSIDGDRIGAVAPTASAADRWILPGFVDIHTHGGGGHTFTTGDAASARGAAAFHLRHGTTTLLASLVSSPFALMRDAVLAYAPLVAEGVLAGVHFEGPYLSHARCGAQNPEFLRDPSLDELTELIKLADGTLRMVTIAPERPGALDAIRLLAEHGVVAAVGHTDGSYAEVNAAIEAGATVATHLFNGMRPVHHREPGPIVALLDAPSVMCELVADGVHLHDGTLLFAAHAAGPARAALITDAMDAAGMADGEYDLGGQAVIVADRVARLARDGSIAGSTLTMDAAVRQALGAGLSMTDVAAMAATTPARAVGLGDQVGALRPGLRADLVELDSELRVVRVMKSGEWIR comes from the coding sequence ATGACCGTCAGCGGACGGATCGTCACCCCCGGCGGCGTCGTCGAGGGCACGCTGAGCATCGACGGAGACCGTATCGGCGCCGTCGCGCCCACCGCGTCGGCCGCGGACCGCTGGATCCTGCCGGGGTTCGTGGACATCCACACCCACGGCGGCGGCGGGCACACGTTCACCACCGGCGACGCCGCCTCGGCGCGCGGGGCGGCCGCGTTCCACCTGCGCCACGGCACGACCACGCTGCTGGCCAGCCTGGTCTCGTCCCCGTTCGCGCTGATGCGGGACGCGGTGCTCGCGTACGCGCCGCTGGTCGCCGAGGGCGTGCTGGCCGGCGTGCACTTCGAGGGGCCGTACCTGTCGCACGCGCGCTGCGGCGCGCAGAACCCCGAGTTCCTGCGCGACCCGTCGCTCGACGAGCTGACCGAGCTGATCAAGCTGGCCGACGGCACACTGCGCATGGTCACCATCGCCCCGGAGCGGCCCGGCGCGCTCGACGCGATCCGGCTGCTCGCCGAGCACGGCGTGGTGGCCGCGGTCGGTCACACCGACGGGTCGTACGCCGAGGTCAACGCCGCCATCGAGGCGGGCGCGACGGTCGCCACGCACCTGTTCAACGGCATGCGCCCGGTGCACCACCGCGAGCCGGGGCCGATCGTGGCGCTGCTGGACGCCCCGTCGGTGATGTGCGAGCTGGTGGCCGACGGCGTACACCTGCACGACGGCACGCTGCTGTTCGCCGCGCACGCGGCCGGACCCGCGCGGGCCGCGCTGATCACCGACGCGATGGACGCCGCGGGCATGGCCGACGGCGAGTACGACCTCGGCGGCCAGGCCGTGATCGTGGCCGACCGGGTCGCCCGGCTGGCCCGGGACGGCAGCATCGCGGGCAGCACCCTCACCATGGACGCGGCGGTGCGCCAGGCGCTCGGCGCGGGACTGTCCATGACGGACGTGGCGGCGATGGCGGCGACCACGCCCGCCCGCGCCGTCGGCCTCGGCGACCAGGTCGGCGCGCTGCGCCCCGGCCTGCGCGCCGACCTCGTGGAACTGGACTCCGAGCTGCGGGTGGTCCGCGTGATGAAGTCGGGAGAGTGGATCCGATGA
- a CDS encoding class II fructose-bisphosphate aldolase produces MTLVSTGKLVAEAAAARTGVAAFNVITLEHAEAITAGATAAGRPVILQISENAVKFHGGQLGPLAAATRAVAELAAVDVALHLDHVESVALLHQAPDHGFSSVMFDASALPYADNVAATKTAAEFCHEHGLWLESELGTVGGKDGAPPLGAHAPGARTDPAEAAAYVTQTGVDALAVAVGSSHAMTTRDAALDHDLIAALKSAVSVPLVLHGSSGVGDAELRRAVTGGLVKINIGTALNIAFTGAVREVLATDSKLVDPRKYLKPARQAISDTVRHFLTLL; encoded by the coding sequence ATGACCCTGGTCTCCACCGGGAAGCTGGTCGCCGAAGCGGCCGCCGCGCGCACCGGCGTGGCCGCGTTCAACGTCATCACCCTGGAGCACGCCGAGGCGATCACCGCGGGCGCGACCGCCGCGGGCCGCCCGGTGATCCTCCAGATCAGCGAGAACGCCGTGAAGTTCCACGGCGGGCAGCTCGGCCCGCTGGCCGCCGCCACCCGCGCCGTCGCCGAGCTGGCCGCGGTCGACGTCGCCCTGCACCTGGACCACGTCGAGTCGGTCGCCCTGCTGCACCAGGCCCCCGACCACGGCTTCTCCTCGGTCATGTTCGACGCCTCGGCCCTCCCCTACGCCGACAACGTCGCCGCCACGAAGACCGCCGCCGAGTTCTGCCACGAGCACGGCCTCTGGCTGGAGAGCGAGCTGGGCACCGTCGGCGGCAAGGACGGCGCTCCGCCACTCGGCGCCCACGCCCCCGGCGCCCGCACCGACCCCGCCGAGGCCGCCGCGTACGTCACCCAGACCGGCGTCGACGCCCTCGCCGTCGCCGTCGGCTCCTCCCATGCCATGACCACCCGCGACGCCGCCCTGGACCACGACCTGATCGCGGCCCTCAAGTCCGCCGTCTCCGTCCCCCTGGTCCTGCACGGCTCCTCCGGCGTCGGCGACGCTGAGCTCCGCCGCGCCGTCACCGGCGGCCTGGTCAAAATCAACATCGGCACCGCCCTGAACATCGCCTTCACCGGCGCGGTCCGCGAGGTCCTCGCCACCGACTCGAAGCTCGTAGACCCCCGCAAATACCTGAAGCCCGCCCGCCAAGCCATCTCCGACACCGTCCGCCACTTCCTCACCCTCCTCTGA
- a CDS encoding 1-aminocyclopropane-1-carboxylate deaminase/D-cysteine desulfhydrase → MRVDTLRDERIAAAGVTVLLVRDDLVDPELPGNKWRKLKYNLVAAREQGFGTLLTFGGAYSNHLRAVAAAGRRCGLRTIGVVRGEEHLPLNPSLAYAAAQGMALTYLDRETYRRKHTPEVLARLERDWGACYVIPEGGSNALAVKGCAELPGEIGTHFDVICCPVGTGGTLAGLAAGLSSGQRALGIAVLKGAGFLADEVRELLRQALGAPTDNWAVDLDHHYGGYAKRTPGLDAFVADFKLRHGLALDPIYTGKLLAGLYDLIAQDAFPPGTRLAVVVTGTAPLDAPHGGA, encoded by the coding sequence GTGCGGGTCGACACCCTGCGCGACGAGAGGATCGCGGCGGCAGGGGTGACGGTGCTGCTGGTCCGGGATGACCTCGTGGATCCGGAGTTGCCGGGGAACAAGTGGCGCAAGCTGAAGTACAACCTGGTGGCGGCGCGGGAGCAGGGGTTCGGGACGCTGCTGACCTTCGGCGGGGCGTACTCCAACCATCTCCGCGCGGTCGCCGCGGCCGGTCGCCGGTGCGGCCTCCGGACCATCGGGGTGGTACGCGGGGAGGAGCACCTGCCGCTCAACCCGTCCCTGGCGTACGCCGCCGCGCAGGGCATGGCGCTCACCTACCTCGACCGCGAGACCTACCGCCGCAAGCACACGCCCGAGGTCCTCGCGCGGCTCGAACGGGACTGGGGTGCGTGCTACGTGATCCCCGAGGGCGGCAGCAACGCACTCGCGGTCAAGGGCTGCGCCGAGCTGCCCGGTGAGATCGGCACCCACTTCGACGTGATCTGCTGCCCGGTCGGCACCGGCGGCACGCTCGCGGGCCTGGCGGCCGGGTTGTCGAGCGGGCAGCGCGCGCTCGGGATAGCAGTACTCAAAGGCGCGGGCTTCCTCGCCGACGAGGTCCGCGAGCTGCTACGACAGGCCCTCGGCGCCCCGACGGACAACTGGGCCGTCGACCTCGACCACCACTACGGCGGCTACGCCAAGCGCACCCCGGGCCTCGACGCCTTCGTCGCCGACTTCAAGCTCCGGCACGGGCTGGCGCTCGACCCGATCTACACCGGCAAGCTGCTCGCGGGACTGTATGACCTGATCGCACAGGACGCCTTCCCGCCCGGCACCCGCCTGGCCGTCGTCGTCACCGGCACCGCACCACTTGACGCACCGCATGGTGGTGCATAG
- a CDS encoding type II toxin-antitoxin system PemK/MazF family toxin, with protein MRTPVRGEVYFVDLGAELGRKPFAVVSNNHRNRNLSTVLAVRITTTNRNTHIETVVPLGSDCGPLAGWVLCDDVEKLWRDELTAPAGALGPYTMAAVNAGLRAALAL; from the coding sequence GTGAGGACGCCGGTCCGGGGTGAGGTCTACTTCGTCGACCTGGGCGCCGAGCTGGGGCGCAAGCCCTTCGCAGTGGTCAGCAACAACCACCGCAACCGCAACCTGTCCACGGTGCTCGCCGTCCGGATCACCACCACGAACCGGAACACGCACATCGAGACCGTCGTGCCGCTCGGCAGCGACTGCGGTCCTCTCGCGGGGTGGGTGCTGTGCGACGACGTGGAGAAGCTGTGGCGTGACGAGCTGACCGCTCCGGCGGGTGCGCTCGGGCCGTACACGATGGCCGCCGTCAACGCCGGGCTGCGCGCCGCGCTCGCGCTCTGA
- a CDS encoding APC family permease → MSTLARRLGFGDAVVIGLGAMLGAGVFVVWGPAAAAAGTAGALLLGLGIAAFVAACNAASSARLAARYPESGGTYVYGRERLGAFTGFLAGWAFVIGKTASCAAMALTIGYYLWPGQARVLAVTAVVVLTAVNIRGVTKTALATRILVAVTLAVLATAVVAGLAGGGAPEAGAAGPAGPFGAAGLLFFAFAGYARIATLGEEVRDPARTIPRAVPVALGIVLVVYFAVAVTCLSVLGMPALARSAAPLADVVRAAGLPQFAPAVRVGAGIAVCGVLLSLLAGVGRTVLAMARRADLPKRLEAVHPAYATPWLAELTVAVVIIVVVLAADVRGAIGFSSVAVLTYYAITNAAAWTLGGPRHLRAVAALGLVGCVVLAMTLPEPTVLAGAGMLGLGVLAYVIHRRKG, encoded by the coding sequence ATCTCGACGTTGGCGCGGCGGCTGGGGTTCGGGGACGCCGTGGTCATCGGGCTGGGCGCGATGCTCGGCGCGGGCGTGTTCGTGGTGTGGGGGCCCGCTGCGGCCGCCGCCGGGACCGCCGGTGCGCTGCTGCTCGGGCTCGGCATCGCGGCGTTCGTGGCGGCGTGCAACGCGGCCAGCTCCGCGCGGCTGGCAGCCCGCTACCCGGAGTCCGGCGGCACGTACGTGTACGGGCGGGAGCGGCTGGGCGCGTTCACCGGGTTCCTCGCGGGGTGGGCGTTCGTCATCGGCAAGACCGCGAGCTGCGCCGCGATGGCGCTGACCATCGGGTACTACCTGTGGCCGGGGCAGGCCCGGGTGCTCGCGGTCACGGCCGTCGTCGTGCTGACCGCCGTCAACATCCGGGGCGTGACCAAGACCGCCCTGGCCACCCGGATCCTGGTCGCGGTGACGCTGGCGGTGCTCGCCACGGCCGTCGTCGCGGGGCTGGCCGGTGGCGGTGCGCCCGAGGCGGGCGCGGCCGGGCCCGCCGGGCCGTTCGGCGCGGCCGGGCTGCTGTTCTTCGCGTTCGCCGGGTACGCCCGCATCGCCACGCTGGGCGAGGAGGTGCGCGATCCGGCGCGGACCATCCCGCGGGCGGTGCCCGTCGCGCTCGGCATCGTGCTGGTGGTGTACTTCGCCGTTGCGGTGACCTGCCTGAGCGTGCTCGGCATGCCGGCGCTCGCCCGGTCCGCCGCGCCGCTCGCCGACGTGGTGCGCGCCGCCGGGCTGCCGCAGTTCGCACCGGCGGTGCGGGTCGGGGCCGGGATCGCGGTGTGCGGGGTGCTGCTGAGCCTGCTCGCCGGGGTCGGGCGCACCGTGCTGGCCATGGCCCGCCGGGCCGACCTGCCGAAACGGCTGGAAGCGGTGCACCCGGCGTACGCCACGCCGTGGCTGGCCGAGCTGACCGTCGCCGTGGTGATCATCGTGGTGGTGCTGGCCGCGGACGTACGCGGCGCGATCGGCTTCTCCAGCGTCGCGGTGCTGACCTACTACGCGATCACCAACGCGGCCGCGTGGACCCTCGGCGGCCCGCGCCACCTGCGCGCCGTCGCGGCGCTCGGGCTGGTCGGCTGCGTCGTGCTCGCGATGACCCTGCCCGAGCCGACGGTGCTCGCCGGGGCCGGGATGCTCGGCCTGGGCGTGCTCGCCTACGTGATCCACCGCCGCAAGGGCTGA
- a CDS encoding phosphatase PAP2 family protein, producing MRIPTRRLSRFDSWWWDAALLAVLVLVTVLAARGVTASLDLGVASWVEAHRPEWVYWIARVLNYLGQGWLVMWILTGGLTVTLLIRTRDLRVLLPGVMGFLLTYLTIGPLKLWTHRDAPSSALPNAVEFFNPLAVNYSNSYPSGHVVNAIVWWGVIVILASRLFRLSPTLVRWMRVAPPVIVLCTTTYLSHHWLTDGIAALALGLLLDRLIHRVDWDAILPPRR from the coding sequence GTGCGGATTCCGACCCGGCGGCTGAGCCGCTTCGACAGCTGGTGGTGGGACGCCGCGCTGCTCGCGGTGCTGGTGCTGGTCACCGTGCTCGCGGCGCGCGGGGTCACGGCGAGCCTCGACCTCGGGGTGGCCTCGTGGGTGGAGGCCCACCGGCCGGAGTGGGTGTACTGGATCGCGCGGGTGCTGAACTACCTGGGCCAGGGCTGGCTGGTGATGTGGATCCTCACCGGCGGGCTGACGGTGACCCTGCTCATCCGGACCCGGGACCTGCGGGTGCTGCTGCCCGGGGTGATGGGGTTCCTGCTGACGTACCTCACCATCGGGCCGCTGAAGCTGTGGACGCACCGGGACGCGCCGAGCAGCGCCCTGCCCAACGCGGTCGAGTTCTTCAACCCGCTGGCGGTGAACTACTCGAACTCGTACCCGTCCGGGCACGTGGTCAACGCCATCGTCTGGTGGGGCGTCATCGTCATCCTGGCCTCGCGGCTGTTCCGGCTCTCGCCCACGCTGGTGCGCTGGATGCGGGTCGCGCCGCCGGTGATCGTGCTCTGCACGACGACGTACCTGTCGCACCACTGGCTCACCGACGGGATCGCCGCGCTCGCCCTCGGCCTGCTCCTCGACCGCCTCATCCACCGCGTCGACTGGGACGCGATCCTCCCGCCCCGCCGCTGA